The sequence catgaacattgctaatgagatggtggactctgtccgcgacgagcCAAATTTGccccagagggtcataactggagacaaatcgtgggtttatggttatgacatgtaaaccaaagctcaatcatctgaatggaagctgctgcacgaaccaagaccgaaaaaatcgcgctaagttcggtcgaatgtaaaagttttgcttaccgttttcttcgattgtaggggcgttgtgcatcaagagttcttgccacagggtaaaacggtcaataaggaatattacctgcaagttatgggAAATTCGCGCGAAGTAATCCgacagaaacgcccggatttgtggaagaacaaaaattggctcctgcatcacgataacgttcctgctcacacatcgttacttgtgcgcgactttttggccaaaaacaacacactagtgatgccacagccaccgtattccccagatctggactttttcttgttgccgaaactgaagagacccatgaaagggctacgccacgattgacgagacaaagacggcatcgaaggaggagctgaacaagataaaacaaaaacgattttttgaagtgttccgaagattggaaaaaacgttggcacaagtgcataatatctcatggggattactttgaagggaacaaaatatatatttaaaaaaaacacaaaattcgcaatacttttcgaacacacctcgtatctgTTAAATTGGACCAGAATACTATTACTACTGGGCAGCCGTTCGGtttgaattataaattttgagtaatacAACCGAGCCCTGGACTGGGAGCAATTTCTGGAGACGGTGCCTCTTATCGGCGCATGCTGAACAATTATTTTGTGCCAATAATGAGAGAACATCTTTCCTTCAATACGTTCCGCCGCGCACGGCCCGAGATACCATGGTGATATTGCGAGATTTCTTCTCTAACGCACCGATGAGCCGTTTCGATGACATATCCTGGCCATCCAGGTCGCTCGATCTTACCCCTATGGACTTTTTTCTGTGGGGGTACTTCAAAAGTAAAGCCTACGAAACAAACCCGGCGGTCATCTCAACGTTAAAGGAGAATATCGTTCACGAGGTTAATGACACTCCGACATCAGTTTCACAAATTGAGCTTTGCGAggatttcaattattattttcttgttttgtgctGATTATTTGATTTTAAGAGCTTTCGAAAGCTTCCTTATGGAAATATTACATTAgcgtaatattattttttcggaaaacgcagtttttatgattattatgatttaaaatatgtacaaaacaaaTAGCATTTTGTTTATGGAGTGACAACATTTACCTCTTCACTTgctcttaaattttttgagttCAAGAGCTTTCAAAAgctttatttagaaaatattactttttaatttttacaatattagtTAGGTAGTGGAAAAAGCTacttattttatgtttatttctgtttttttaagttaacaTTTCTTGAGAGCTTTTAAGCTCGAAagcttatattttatatgaatcaAAATTTCTACATTTGATAGAGATCTAGATTGAGTTTTTTTAGagtctcaaaatattttttatgcttatcAATTCAGAAAACGTTTCCAAGCTATTTTGAAGCTTTTTAGGATTTTCATTAGGTATTATATTCAAGTGTGTTTCATGCTGGAATTTACccctttaaatttttatattttttttaccaggGCCATACTACAGCAAGATCTCCCcctttattcaaattatttatgttCGCAGCAGCACTAATTAGCATCTTCGGTATTCGCATCACTAAttggtatttttaattatttgcatcACTAAATGGCGTGATCATAACTGCAACTGTAATGTACCAAAATTCTTTGTATTTccttttacttctttttatatatatatacatgagtATGTACCAACATACATAAGTGTAGCTTAAAATTATATTGCGACAACTTAGAAGGTCACTTCTACCGCGATCGCCAAGTAATAAAGTTGTTAACCAGTCGTTAgcgcttgttttttatttcgaagCTTATTGCGTACACAGGGGGTGCAAACCAGCTCCTCCTCGAAACATTGGTGACCCCGACGTGATCGGGTTAGAAGTCTTTTCGCGTTATAACTATTCGagttttaactaaataaaattttgctcatTGCGTGCAAGTCTTTTCGCGTTATAACTATTCGagttttaactaaataaaatttttctcatttGCGCGCAAGCAAAAATTTGAGTGCAGTTATTGAAACTGTAAATCAATTTAATTCGTTCGTCAGTACATAACCGCATAACGGAGGTATCTGCTGATAATACAGCTACTCCTATTTTTTCGCATCTGTCGTGCTGCACACATTTAATTGTATTGCCAAAATGCCTAAAGGCAGCAAATCGAAAAAGGGTATCGACAACACATCATCCGATGCAACGGGCAACAGCTCCGATTCAATTTCGTTTAATAAAAGGAAAAGTGCGTCGATTAAGCATCAATTAACTGCGTTAAACAAAACATTGTCGTCGCATCGTCTTGATGAACTTGATGAAGCTGAACTTTCTGTCCACCTGGAGTACGTCGAAAGCATTCACGACAACTTTGACCACGTGCATTCTATTCTCGAAGAAGCTGATCCACGCGAACTAGATGGAGTAGGCCGAGCAGAATTTTTCGACGTGTACCTAGAAGTCAAAGCAAAGCTGTCACGTCAGCTCAATTCGCATCGGAAGACAAACATAAGACATTCATCGACTGCTAGGCATTTCGCATTGGAAGAATCGCCGGCAACGTTATTCTCATCGCAAAGAAAGTCTCGCCTTCCTGAGCTGAAAATACCGAAATTTAGTGGAGCGTACATTGACTGGCCTAATTTTTTTGCCATGTTCAGTAGCGTTATTGACAAGGACCTCGAGTTAAGCAAAGTGGAGAAACTCCAACATTTAcgcactagtctacaaggagcCGCTTTGGAAACAATTTGCTCGCTAGAACCGGTTGAGGAGAATTATGACAAAGCCATTGCCCTATTGAAAAATCGATTTGAtaataaattacttatttttcagGCTCACATTAGGGCGATTATCGAGTTGAAGAGTGTTGATAAGGGTTCAGCCAATCGTTTGCGCGAATTGTGCGACAATTTTAATTCCCATCTTCGTGCACTTAACACCATGGCAACACCAGAACAAATATCGGATGGTTTGCTCATACATCTTGTTACTAGAAAGTTCGATCAGAAGACGCAGGAGAAGTGGGAGGAGGACTTGCCCATGCAGACACTGCCAACTTTGAATTCAATGACCTCATTTCTGGAGAAGCGGTGCcgaattatggaaaatttggaaGGTGCTACGCAAACACTTAGCAATCAGATCGGTAAACATTCGAATGCAAATAAAGGTATGAGAAACGCTTTGGTAGCATCCTCAAGTAGCTCTAGCTTTTGCATATTTTGCGATTCGAAAGAACATTACATAAATagctgtttaaaatttttaaatttgtcgcCGAATTTGCGCTACAAAGAAGCTAAGCGATTACAACTTTGCTTAAATTGCCTACGCAAGGGTCATAGTTTACAACGGTGTAAGTCTGGGCATTGTCGTCATTGCCCAGGAAAACACAATTCGCTTCTCCATATGAACCCGCATACCTCGTCTATATCCCCGTCTTCAAACCTACCAACAATTGAGGCTACAGCCCCTTCACAGCAAACACTCATTTCATCGTTAACTTCAAGTACAGTCGCTCAAGCCCCAAATTCGGGCGCCAATAGTAATGTGTTGCTTGCTACAGCTATACTTTCAGTCAAAAATCGTTCAGGTGACTCCGTTCCATGTCGTGCTATTCTCGACTCGGCCtctcaaataaattttgtaaccgCTCGCTTGGCAAATATGCTGCAACTTCCATTCAAACAATCTGCAATTTTGATTTCCGGTATCGGCGAATCAAACTTTGTTGCCGACAAAGAGATTGACGTTTTCGCACAGTCGCAAGATAAAGGCTACAACACTTCGTTCACTGCTGTGGTCACACCTAGTATTACAGATTATCGACCTAACTTCAGCCTTTCTTCGGAATGGATAATACCGTCAAACATCAATCTAGCAGATCCATTATTCTTTAAACCCCAGCGCATTGACTTGCTCATCGGCGCgggtttgttttttgatttgatgtgCGTTGGCCAAATACGCATTGCTAGTAATTTGCCATTACTGCAAAAAACTCGACTGGGCTGGGTTGTCGCTGGTGGCGTTTCATATACCAACAAACAATCATCCTCCCTCGCTGCCTGCAGCAAAAACGTATTTGAACATCAACATAATAACTCATTGAACGATATCGTAAAACGATTCTGGGAAATAGAGAATTGCTTCGACTCTACTCCCCCTCCATCTAAAGAAGATGACTGGTGCGAGCAGCATTTCAAGAAATATTTCTCTCGACTTACTTCGGGAGAGTATTCAGTGCGTTTGCCAACAAAAACAGGCTTTAGCGATCTTGGCGACTCATACAATCGTGCTCTTCGCAGATTCAAAGGCTTAGagcgaaaattggaaaataatcaTAACTTAAGAActcaatatattcattttatgAGTGAGTACATATCGCTGAACCACATGTCACTGGCAACACCTgggccaacaacaaaaacattttttctaccgCACCATTGCGTGCAAAAGTTTGACAGTACAACGACAAAACTTCGCGTCGTATTCGATGGCtccgcaaaaacaacaacaggctACTCGTTGAATGACCTTTTGCTAGCGGGTCCAACTATTCAAGCAAAGCTGTTCAAAACTCTCTTACAATTTCGTTTTCGTAAATTCGCTCTGTGCGGAGATATATGCAAAATGTACCGATGCGTACGTATGACATCTCCAGACGAATATCTGCAATGCATTTTATGGCGCGAGAACCCACTCGATGAGGTAAAGGTATACAAGTTAGACACTGTAACATACGGAACAAAATCTGCCGCCTTTCTTGCAATACGAGCTATGCATCAACTTTCGTACGATGAAGAAGGGTCATTTCCAATAGGTGCAAAAATCGTGAGGAGAGACTTTTATGTTGACGATCTCATTTCAGGCGGAGATACTATAGAAGAAGTGATTGAGATCAGACGTCAGGTTAAAGGTTTACTTCAGCGTGGAGGATTCAACATTCGTAAGTGGTGCTCAAACGAGGATGGCGCGCTGCAAGGTGTTCTTGACTCAGATTGCGAAAATCTTCTTAAATTCCACGATGGAAGTGATGTTGCAAAGACTCTTGGCCTCATCTGGGACCCTAAAACTGATAACTTCTTATTCTCATTTTCGCCTATTGATAATAACGCACGCACGACAAAACGCACGATACTTTCACATATTGCTAAAATTTATGATCCGCTTGGCTTGGTTTCGCCAGTCATTACGAAAGCAAAAATTTTCCTGCAAATCCTTTGGAAGGAAAAACTACAGTGGGACGAAAGCTTGCCTCAGTTGCTGCAAACTACCTGGAACGACATTTGTGTACAGCTTGGTCTAGTAAGCAGCTTTAAATTTCCTCGCTTTGTATTGACGCCTAATTCTAGTTGGGAGATTCACGCATTCTGCGACGCAAGCTTGGCGGCGTTTGGTGCATGCGTATACATTCGTTCGGAGTGTGATGGTATTTTAAAATCATGCTTACTTTGTGCAAAGTCGAGAGTCTCGCCTCTGAAGAGTTTAACTATTCCTAAATTAGAACTGTCGGCAGCCTTGCTGCTTGCGGAATTGGTGGCACCCATTTCACTAGATTTTCCACATTCTCACACCGTTCACTGCTGGTCAGACTCAATGGTCACTCTATCATGGCTTCGCGAACAACCaacaaatttcaacatttttgtgtCAAATAGAGTTAGCCAGATACAAACACTAACCAAAGGTATGACTTGGCATCATGTGCCTACTTCTTTGAATCCGGCAGACATTCTTTCGAGGGGGTGCACTCCCAAAGAATTACTAAATTCTGAACTTTGGAGAAGTGGTCCACAATTTTTATCAAGAAGGCAATCGGATTGGCCTAATCTCCTGGATTTGTTAACTGATTTACCCGAACGGCGACGTAAAGTCTTAGTTGCTTCTCAACTACGAGACATAACACTCGATTGCAAGTACCACAACTCCTTTGAAAGGTTGCAGCGCATCTTTGCCtacatttactatttttgccaacCGCACCGTACTCGCGTTGATGGTCAACCGTTGACTCCGCTGAATATTAAAATGGGTACACATTTGCTAATCCGTAACATTCAACAAATTCATTTTGCAGCTGAGCTCAAGCCGCTAAGATTTGACAAGAAACTTAATTCGTCAAGTAAGCTACACTCATTAAATCCGTTTATCGACTCATTTGGGCTTCTTCGTGTTGGAGGACGTCTGCAAAATTCTTTATTGGACTTTGAAGCAAAACACCCACCTTTGTTGCCAAAACATCATCCGGTCACAAACGCAATAATTGACCACTTTCATCGCAAATATCTACACGCTGGACCGCAGAGCGTACTGGCTTCAATTCGGCAGCAATATTGGCCAATTGGCGGACGCAAGACTGTTGCTAGcgttataaataaatgcattcGTTGCTTCCGTTTGAAACCAATCATCTATGAGCATATCATGGGAAGCCTTCCAGCCGACAGGGTTCAGGCTAACAGAACATTTTTCACCACTGGCATCGACTATTGTGGACCATTTTACTACAAGTCGGAAGTTCGCAGCAGGCCACCCATTAAATGCTACATATGTGTTTTTGTCTGCTTCAGCACGAAGGCTTGTCATCTGGAGCTTACTCAGGACCTTTCTACATCATCGTTTTTGGCAGCTTTGAAAAGATTTATTTGCACAAGAGGCAAACCGCACACCATTTGGTCGGACAATGCAACGAACTTCGTTGGCGCTAAAAACGAGTTGCAAGAGTTAAGTCAATTGTTCTCAAGCAATTCCCATAACACTGAAGTCACTAATCAATGCAACTTGGAAGGCATCTCTTGGAAATTTATTCCACCTCGTTCACCACATTTTGGCGGATTATGGGAGGCGGCTGTTAAGTCAGCGAAATTTCACTTTCTCCGCACTGTTGGCCTCTCAATCCTGACATTCGAAGAGCTTCGTACTCTTGTATGTGAAATCGGAGCAATAGTTAACTCTCGTCCACTTTGTCCAATTTCAGAGAATCCAGATGATCTCAACGTGCTCACGCCGGCTCATTTTCTCATAGGTGCGCCATTTACATCCGTCGTTGAACCAGACGTAACCGGCCTCGATATCAGTCGCTTAAGCCGATGGCAGCGTGTTTGTCATATGCAGCAGGTATTTTGGAAAAGGTGGAGCAGTTCTTATCTCTCACTGTTGCAAGAACGAGTTAAGTGGCGAAAATCAACTGGGATTGTTCAAGTTGGAAACATGGtcattttgaaagaagaaaacctTCCACCACTAAAATGGCGACTAGGACGCGTGGAGAGTTTAATTCGCGGCGCCGATGGTGTGGCTCGTATCGCCATCATCTACACTGCCAATGGATTAGTCAAGCGAGCTGTGGGAAAAATTGCTGTGCTCCCTATTGAAACTGAAGCGGTTGGAGACTTACACCTTCCAACGGGGGGAGGATGTTCGCAGCAGCACTAATTAGCATCTTCGGTATTCGCATCACTAAttggtatttttaattatttgcatcACTAAATGGCGTGATCATAACTGCAACTGTAATGTACCAAAATTCTTTGTATTTccttttacttctttttatatatatatacatgagtATGTACCAACATACATAAGTGTAGCTTAAAATTATATTGCGACAACTTAGAAGGTCACTTCTACCGCGATCGCCAAGTAATAAAGTTGTTAACCAGTCGTTAgcgcttgttttttatttcgaagCTTATTGCGTACACAGGGGGTGCAAACCAGCTCCTCCTCGAAACAATTTATATTCCCTGATTTGCTAAACtttcacaaactttttttatacaaatatctaCCATTTCCTACAAAGGTACTCCAAAAAGTCTTTATTTTGGTTGTtttaagtttcatatttttcagaACTTTTAAGCTCTCGCGTAGAGGTTTCAACTTTTATAAGTCAATATGTGATATCAGCCATTTAATGTAAAACAAAGGTTTATCATGACGTTTTTTGGGTCAGGTTTTAAATTCTCGATGTATTTGAAGCCTTCATGCCATGCGTTTTACCTAGGGCAATAAGTGCAATATTCAGCAGTGGCAGCGACAAgttaatatcaacataacataCACCGCAATTACTCCCTTTACATACAGAAAATACCTAAAtgctatttgtgttatttagtaGTGACTTTTATGCGACTTTTCTCATTAAAAGTGTGACGACagatgtagttttttttttttttttacgaggaggaagcatcgaaagcctaaccccgtcagtgtgggactttaacccgaaccaaacctcctaccgtcaaagtaccgatccccccggtacaaccgttaagtattcgtcgggaggcggtttgagcactaAGCTCAATGTCCGTTATTGTCCTGATGCAATACGTCGAAAGTAGCATCTGCTTGTTACCACCCACTGTTTAGGTCATCTGATGAGAGAGCCACCCCTGTCATAACAGTTCTCCCCCACCCACCATGTCTCTGTCCATACCACAGAAACGTAAGTTTCTATgtctggtatcgtcagtttacctgcatccaaataaataaataaatttatctagCAAGTGGTCCTACAGCACAACCATAAGTTACTAAATCTACTACTACAGGAAAAGTTACTACATCACAGGAAAAGGTACTACATCTACTACTATGGAATTTCAGCTATTGCTATGCTTTCGTTTTTTCGCCTTCTCTCCATTTGTCTCAAATCATTGAGTACGAACGCTGACAAATTTTTGATACCATCCCATACTTCTTTAGAGTGTAgtatatgtggaacaacattgtccGGTGTTATTCTTTCTGCTACTTGATTCTCCAACAACTCTCGTTCTTTACTATATCTTTggcagtgaaagaaaatatgctccGCATTTTCATTAGCCTTGGCACAAAATGAGCATATAACTCCATCATAATGGCCATATTTATGGAGGTACTCTCTAAAACAACCATGTCCTGTCAGGAATTGCGTCATATAAAAGTCGACATTACCGTGTTTTCTATCAACCCATGCCTGCACATCACTAATGAGTCGGTGTGTCCATCTCCCTTTGGTTGTTATATCCCAGCGTCTTTGCCATTTAGATAGACTCTCGTGTCTGATTTCTTTGCGCTCCTCAGCTATTAACGGCCTGCCAAGGCTTCGGCTCTTGTCATATATTCTCTTACTTTCCAGAGCCATTATATCTGGGGGCATTATGCCAGCGATTACCCCAATAGCTTCATGGGATACAGTGCGAAAAGCGCTTGCGACTCTAATAGCGCTCAGTCGAAACAGAGATTTTGTACTCTTGCCGTATGTCTCGTATTTTAGCGCTTGTCCCCATACCGGTGCAGCATACATTACAATGGATTGGGTAACTTTTGCCAGTAGTAGCCTTCTGTTCTGACTTGGCCCGCCTATGTTAGCCATCATTCGAGATAGCGCCGTGTTTACCCGTGCTGCTTTCTCACAAGCTTTTTCAATGTGCACTTTGAAGTTTAGGCGTGCATCAATCATGACTCCCAAGTATTTCAGGTACGGTTGGGTGCTGATGTTATGCCCGTCTATGCTTAGTGtgatgttttcaatttttttcctgcTTGTAATCAAAACTGCTTCAGTTTTTTGGCCCGCAAGCAATAAGTTTGACGATGAAAGCCAGTTTTTTAGTTTGAGAACAGTCGCACTACAAATAGTCTTTATTTGTTGAAGTTCCTTTGCAACTATTGCCAACGCAATATCATCCGTGTATCCGATTAATTGGGCTGCTTTTGGTATAGGGATGCGGAGGATTCTATCGTAGAGCACATTCCACAACAGAGGGCCCAGCACAGAGCCTTGCGGTACTCCTCCAGTTACTCTATATTGTTTAACTCCTTCGTCTGTGTCATAGAGTAGTATTCTATCTGACAGGTAGCTTCTTATCAGACGCAATAGATATGGTGGCGTGTCCAGTTTCCCTAAAGCTTGCATAATGTGGGACCAGCAAGCAgagtt comes from Anastrepha ludens isolate Willacy chromosome 3, idAnaLude1.1, whole genome shotgun sequence and encodes:
- the LOC128857733 gene encoding uncharacterized protein LOC128857733 yields the protein MPKGSKSKKGIDNTSSDATGNSSDSISFNKRKSASIKHQLTALNKTLSSHRLDELDEAELSVHLEYVESIHDNFDHVHSILEEADPRELDGVGRAEFFDVYLEVKAKLSRQLNSHRKTNIRHSSTARHFALEESPATLFSSQRKSRLPELKIPKFSGAYIDWPNFFAMFSSVIDKDLELSKVEKLQHLRTSLQGAALETICSLEPVEENYDKAIALLKNRFDNKLLIFQAHIRAIIELKSVDKGSANRLRELCDNFNSHLRALNTMATPEQISDGLLIHLVTRKFDQKTQEKWEEDLPMQTLPTLNSMTSFLEKRCRIMENLEGATQTLSNQIGKHSNANKGMRNALVASSSSSSFCIFCDSKEHYINSCLKFLNLSPNLRYKEAKRLQLCLNCLRKGHSLQRCKSGHCRHCPGKHNSLLHMNPHTSSISPSSNLPTIEATAPSQQTLISSLTSSTVAQAPNSGANSNVLLATAILSVKNRSGDSVPCRAILDSASQINFVTARLANMLQLPFKQSAILISGIGESNFVADKEIDVFAQSQDKGYNTSFTAVVTPSITDYRPNFSLSSEWIIPSNINLADPLFFKPQRIDLLIGAGLFFDLMCVGQIRIASNLPLLQKTRLGWVVAGGVSYTNKQSSSLAACSKNVFEHQHNNSLNDIVKRFWEIENCFDSTPPPSKEDDWCEQHFKKYFSRLTSGEYSVRLPTKTGFSDLGDSYNRALRRFKGLERKLENNHNLRTQYIHFMSEYISLNHMSLATPGPTTKTFFLPHHCVQKFDSTTTKLRVVFDGSAKTTTGYSLNDLLLAGPTIQAKLFKTLLQFRFRKFALCGDICKMYRCVRMTSPDEYLQCILWRENPLDEVKVYKLDTVTYGTKSAAFLAIRAMHQLSYDEEGSFPIGAKIVRRDFYVDDLISGGDTIEEVIEIRRQVKGLLQRGGFNIRKWCSNEDGALQGVLDSDCENLLKFHDGSDVAKTLGLIWDPKTDNFLFSFSPIDNNARTTKRTILSHIAKIYDPLGLVSPVITKAKIFLQILWKEKLQWDESLPQLLQTTWNDICVQLGLVSSFKFPRFVLTPNSSWEIHAFCDASLAAFGACVYIRSECDGILKSCLLCAKSRVSPLKSLTIPKLELSAALLLAELVAPISLDFPHSHTVHCWSDSMVTLSWLREQPTNFNIFVSNRVSQIQTLTKGMTWHHVPTSLNPADILSRGCTPKELLNSELWRSGPQFLSRRQSDWPNLLDLLTDLPERRRKVLVASQLRDITLDCKYHNSFERLQRIFAYIYYFCQPHRTRVDGQPLTPLNIKMGTHLLIRNIQQIHFAAELKPLRFDKKLNSSSKLHSLNPFIDSFGLLRVGGRLQNSLLDFEAKHPPLLPKHHPVTNAIIDHFHRKYLHAGPQSVLASIRQQYWPIGGRKTVASVINKCIRCFRLKPIIYEHIMGSLPADRVQANRTFFTTGIDYCGPFYYKSEVRSRPPIKCYICVFVCFSTKACHLELTQDLSTSSFLAALKRFICTRGKPHTIWSDNATNFVGAKNELQELSQLFSSNSHNTEVTNQCNLEGISWKFIPPRSPHFGGLWEAAVKSAKFHFLRTVGLSILTFEELRTLVCEIGAIVNSRPLCPISENPDDLNVLTPAHFLIGAPFTSVVEPDVTGLDISRLSRWQRVCHMQQVFWKRWSSSYLSLLQERVKWRKSTGIVQVGNMVILKEENLPPLKWRLGRVESLIRGADGVARIAIIYTANGLVKRAVGKIAVLPIETEAVGDLHLPTGGGCSQQH